The proteins below come from a single Acinonyx jubatus isolate Ajub_Pintada_27869175 chromosome A1, VMU_Ajub_asm_v1.0, whole genome shotgun sequence genomic window:
- the SETDB2 gene encoding histone-lysine N-methyltransferase SETDB2 isoform X2 produces the protein MGEKNGDAKTFWMELEDDGKVDSIFEQVQNVLQSLKQKIKDGSATNKDHTSVNQNEQENKSGSLPSTSYEDSFPEDCTFLSTKNKEVPPLENKVAYITEKKSSLNLRYQSHDCSRTCLMKMPLTFKGENPLQLPIKCHFQRRHAKTNSHSSALHVSYRTPCGRSLRNVEEVFRYLLETECNFLFTDNFSFNTYVQLTRNYPKQEEIVSDVDISNGVESVPISFCNEIDNRKLPQFKYRRTMWPRAYYLNSFSNMFTDSCDCSEGCIDITKCACLQLTARNAKTCPLSSNKITTGYKFKRLQRQIPTGIYECSLLCKCNRQMCQNRVVQHGPQVRLQVFKTEKKGWGVRCLDDIDRGTFVCIYSGRLLSRSNTGKPDPTDENGKEENIMKNMFSKKRKIEVADCEVEVIPLDLETHRSAETEECPPTFRNNLKEPVIETKCNNISRIQCHSVIRSPKAKTAIIQRNGKKMGFTSSESVTSEDNDGFKPTQLHLNSKAKEMKSLEHSLNTHCYRCLEYMETEILELKREDSSSYQVKDTENSLLIESDVIDITKCREEIPSGERCNQATPLDNQNIIKEFKSQIQKPQGERSPAFQNQQVLCDKEFPSETKNTSPDSLKKFNKGNVFLLDATKEGNVGRFLNHSCCPNLLVQNVFVETRDRNFPLVAFFTNRYVKARTELTWDYGYEAGTVPEKEILCQCGVNKCRKKIL, from the exons atgggagaaaaaaatg GTGATGCAAAAACTTTCTGGATGGAGCTGGAAGATGATGGAAAAGTGGACTCCATCTTTGAACAAGTGCAAAATGTGTTACAATCACTGAAACAAAAGATTAAAGATGGGTCTGCCACAAATAAAG atCATACATCGGTGAACCAGAATgaacaggaaaacaaatcagGTTCATTGCCTTCTACGTCATATGAAGACTCCTTTCCAGAAGACTGTACATTTCT atctacaaaaaataaggaagttcctcctttggaaaataaagttgcatacattacagaaaagaaatcatCTTTGAATTTACGTTACCAAAGTCATGACTGCTCTAGAACTTGTCTGATGAAAATGCCACTAACCTTCAAGGGAGAAAACCCTCTGCAGCTACCAATCAAATGCCACTTCCAAAGACGACACGCAAAGACAAACTCTCATTCTTCAGCACTCCACGTGAGTTATAGAACCCCTTGTGGAAGGAGTCTACGAAACGTGGAGGAAGTTTTTCGTTACCTGCTTGAGACAGAatgtaactttttatttacaGATAACTTTTCTTTCAATACCTATGTTCAGTTGACTCGGAATTacccaaaacaagaagaaattgtTTCTGATGTGGATATTAGCAATGGAGTGGAATCGGTACCCATTTCTTTCTGTAATGAAATTGACAATAGAAAGCTTCCACAGTTTAAGTACAGAAGGACTATGTGGCCACGAGCATATTATCTAAACAGCTTTTCCAACATGTTTACTGATTCATGTGACTGTTCTGAGGGCTGCATAGACAT AACAAAATGTGCATGTCTTCAGTTGACAGCAAGGAATGCCAAGACTTGCCCCTTGTCGAGTAATAAAATAACCactggatataaatttaaaagactaCAGAGACAAATACCTACTGG CATTTATGAATGCAGCCTGTTGTGCAAGTGTAATCGACAAATGTGTCAAAACCGAGTTGTGCAGCATGGACCTCAAGTGAGGCTACAGGTgttcaaaactgaaaagaaggGATGGGGAGTACGCTGCCTAGATGACATTGACAGAGGgacatttgtttgcatttattcag gaagatTACTAAGCAGATCTAACACTGGGAAACCTGATCCTACtgatgaaaatggaaaggaagagaatattatgaaaaatatgttttcaaaaaagaggaaaatagaagtTGCAGATTGTGAGGTAGAAGTTATCCCATTAGACCTGGAAACACATAGAAGTGCTGAGACTGAGGAGTGTCCACCTACATTCCGTAATAATTTAAAAGAACCTGTTAT agaaaCGAAATGTAACAATATTTCAAGAATTCAGTGTCATTCAGTCATTAGAAGTCCTAAAGCCAAGACAGCCATTATTCAacgcaatgggaaaaagatg GGATTTACTTCCTCAGAGTCTGTCACCTCAGAAGATAATGATGGATTTAAACCGACCCAACTACATCTGAACTCCAAAGCCAAGGAGATGAAAA GCCTAGAGCACTCCCTAAACACCCACTGTTACAGGTGTTTAGAATATATGGAAACGGAGATTCTAGAGTTGAAGAGAG AGGATTCAAGCTCTTACCAAGTTAAAGACACTGAAAACAGTCTGCTGATTGAATCAGATGTGATAGATATAACCAAATGTAGAGAAGAAATACCATCAGGGGAAAGATGTAACCAAGCAACCCCACTGGATAATCAGAATATTATAAAGGAATTCAAGTCTCAAATACAAAAGCCCCAAGGGGAAAGATCTCCAGCATTTCAAAACCAGCAGGTCTTGTGTGATAAAGAGTTCCCAAGCGAAACCAAGAACACTTCACCTGATTCTCTAAAGAAGTTCAATAAAGGGAATGTGTTTTTATTGGATGccacaaaagaaggaaatgtgggCCGCTTCCTTAAT
- the SETDB2 gene encoding histone-lysine N-methyltransferase SETDB2 isoform X1 encodes MGEKNGDAKTFWMELEDDGKVDSIFEQVQNVLQSLKQKIKDGSATNKEYIQAMILVNEATISNNSTLIKDHTSVNQNEQENKSGSLPSTSYEDSFPEDCTFLSTKNKEVPPLENKVAYITEKKSSLNLRYQSHDCSRTCLMKMPLTFKGENPLQLPIKCHFQRRHAKTNSHSSALHVSYRTPCGRSLRNVEEVFRYLLETECNFLFTDNFSFNTYVQLTRNYPKQEEIVSDVDISNGVESVPISFCNEIDNRKLPQFKYRRTMWPRAYYLNSFSNMFTDSCDCSEGCIDITKCACLQLTARNAKTCPLSSNKITTGYKFKRLQRQIPTGIYECSLLCKCNRQMCQNRVVQHGPQVRLQVFKTEKKGWGVRCLDDIDRGTFVCIYSGRLLSRSNTGKPDPTDENGKEENIMKNMFSKKRKIEVADCEVEVIPLDLETHRSAETEECPPTFRNNLKEPVIETKCNNISRIQCHSVIRSPKAKTAIIQRNGKKMGFTSSESVTSEDNDGFKPTQLHLNSKAKEMKSLEHSLNTHCYRCLEYMETEILELKREDSSSYQVKDTENSLLIESDVIDITKCREEIPSGERCNQATPLDNQNIIKEFKSQIQKPQGERSPAFQNQQVLCDKEFPSETKNTSPDSLKKFNKGNVFLLDATKEGNVGRFLNHSCCPNLLVQNVFVETRDRNFPLVAFFTNRYVKARTELTWDYGYEAGTVPEKEILCQCGVNKCRKKIL; translated from the exons atgggagaaaaaaatg GTGATGCAAAAACTTTCTGGATGGAGCTGGAAGATGATGGAAAAGTGGACTCCATCTTTGAACAAGTGCAAAATGTGTTACAATCACTGAAACAAAAGATTAAAGATGGGTCTGCCACAAATAAAG AATACATCCAAGCAATGATTCTAGTGAATGAAGCAACCATAAGTAACAATTCAACATTGATAAAGG atCATACATCGGTGAACCAGAATgaacaggaaaacaaatcagGTTCATTGCCTTCTACGTCATATGAAGACTCCTTTCCAGAAGACTGTACATTTCT atctacaaaaaataaggaagttcctcctttggaaaataaagttgcatacattacagaaaagaaatcatCTTTGAATTTACGTTACCAAAGTCATGACTGCTCTAGAACTTGTCTGATGAAAATGCCACTAACCTTCAAGGGAGAAAACCCTCTGCAGCTACCAATCAAATGCCACTTCCAAAGACGACACGCAAAGACAAACTCTCATTCTTCAGCACTCCACGTGAGTTATAGAACCCCTTGTGGAAGGAGTCTACGAAACGTGGAGGAAGTTTTTCGTTACCTGCTTGAGACAGAatgtaactttttatttacaGATAACTTTTCTTTCAATACCTATGTTCAGTTGACTCGGAATTacccaaaacaagaagaaattgtTTCTGATGTGGATATTAGCAATGGAGTGGAATCGGTACCCATTTCTTTCTGTAATGAAATTGACAATAGAAAGCTTCCACAGTTTAAGTACAGAAGGACTATGTGGCCACGAGCATATTATCTAAACAGCTTTTCCAACATGTTTACTGATTCATGTGACTGTTCTGAGGGCTGCATAGACAT AACAAAATGTGCATGTCTTCAGTTGACAGCAAGGAATGCCAAGACTTGCCCCTTGTCGAGTAATAAAATAACCactggatataaatttaaaagactaCAGAGACAAATACCTACTGG CATTTATGAATGCAGCCTGTTGTGCAAGTGTAATCGACAAATGTGTCAAAACCGAGTTGTGCAGCATGGACCTCAAGTGAGGCTACAGGTgttcaaaactgaaaagaaggGATGGGGAGTACGCTGCCTAGATGACATTGACAGAGGgacatttgtttgcatttattcag gaagatTACTAAGCAGATCTAACACTGGGAAACCTGATCCTACtgatgaaaatggaaaggaagagaatattatgaaaaatatgttttcaaaaaagaggaaaatagaagtTGCAGATTGTGAGGTAGAAGTTATCCCATTAGACCTGGAAACACATAGAAGTGCTGAGACTGAGGAGTGTCCACCTACATTCCGTAATAATTTAAAAGAACCTGTTAT agaaaCGAAATGTAACAATATTTCAAGAATTCAGTGTCATTCAGTCATTAGAAGTCCTAAAGCCAAGACAGCCATTATTCAacgcaatgggaaaaagatg GGATTTACTTCCTCAGAGTCTGTCACCTCAGAAGATAATGATGGATTTAAACCGACCCAACTACATCTGAACTCCAAAGCCAAGGAGATGAAAA GCCTAGAGCACTCCCTAAACACCCACTGTTACAGGTGTTTAGAATATATGGAAACGGAGATTCTAGAGTTGAAGAGAG AGGATTCAAGCTCTTACCAAGTTAAAGACACTGAAAACAGTCTGCTGATTGAATCAGATGTGATAGATATAACCAAATGTAGAGAAGAAATACCATCAGGGGAAAGATGTAACCAAGCAACCCCACTGGATAATCAGAATATTATAAAGGAATTCAAGTCTCAAATACAAAAGCCCCAAGGGGAAAGATCTCCAGCATTTCAAAACCAGCAGGTCTTGTGTGATAAAGAGTTCCCAAGCGAAACCAAGAACACTTCACCTGATTCTCTAAAGAAGTTCAATAAAGGGAATGTGTTTTTATTGGATGccacaaaagaaggaaatgtgggCCGCTTCCTTAAT
- the SETDB2 gene encoding histone-lysine N-methyltransferase SETDB2 isoform X3, with translation MGEKNGDAKTFWMELEDDGKVDSIFEQVQNVLQSLKQKIKDGSATNKEYIQAMILVNEATISNNSTLIKDHTSVNQNEQENKSGSLPSTSYEDSFPEDCTFLSTKNKEVPPLENKVAYITEKKSSLNLRYQSHDCSRTCLMKMPLTFKGENPLQLPIKCHFQRRHAKTNSHSSALHVSYRTPCGRSLRNVEEVFRYLLETECNFLFTDNFSFNTYVQLTRNYPKQEEIVSDVDISNGVESVPISFCNEIDNRKLPQFKYRRTMWPRAYYLNSFSNMFTDSCDCSEGCIDITKCACLQLTARNAKTCPLSSNKITTGYKFKRLQRQIPTGIYECSLLCKCNRQMCQNRVVQHGPQVRLQVFKTEKKGWGVRCLDDIDRGTFVCIYSGRLLSRSNTGKPDPTDENGKEENIMKNMFSKKRKIEVADCEVEVIPLDLETHRSAETEECPPTFRNNLKEPVIETKCNNISRIQCHSVIRSPKAKTAIIQRNGKKMGFTSSESVTSEDNDGFKPTQLHLNSKAKEMKKDSSSYQVKDTENSLLIESDVIDITKCREEIPSGERCNQATPLDNQNIIKEFKSQIQKPQGERSPAFQNQQVLCDKEFPSETKNTSPDSLKKFNKGNVFLLDATKEGNVGRFLNHSCCPNLLVQNVFVETRDRNFPLVAFFTNRYVKARTELTWDYGYEAGTVPEKEILCQCGVNKCRKKIL, from the exons atgggagaaaaaaatg GTGATGCAAAAACTTTCTGGATGGAGCTGGAAGATGATGGAAAAGTGGACTCCATCTTTGAACAAGTGCAAAATGTGTTACAATCACTGAAACAAAAGATTAAAGATGGGTCTGCCACAAATAAAG AATACATCCAAGCAATGATTCTAGTGAATGAAGCAACCATAAGTAACAATTCAACATTGATAAAGG atCATACATCGGTGAACCAGAATgaacaggaaaacaaatcagGTTCATTGCCTTCTACGTCATATGAAGACTCCTTTCCAGAAGACTGTACATTTCT atctacaaaaaataaggaagttcctcctttggaaaataaagttgcatacattacagaaaagaaatcatCTTTGAATTTACGTTACCAAAGTCATGACTGCTCTAGAACTTGTCTGATGAAAATGCCACTAACCTTCAAGGGAGAAAACCCTCTGCAGCTACCAATCAAATGCCACTTCCAAAGACGACACGCAAAGACAAACTCTCATTCTTCAGCACTCCACGTGAGTTATAGAACCCCTTGTGGAAGGAGTCTACGAAACGTGGAGGAAGTTTTTCGTTACCTGCTTGAGACAGAatgtaactttttatttacaGATAACTTTTCTTTCAATACCTATGTTCAGTTGACTCGGAATTacccaaaacaagaagaaattgtTTCTGATGTGGATATTAGCAATGGAGTGGAATCGGTACCCATTTCTTTCTGTAATGAAATTGACAATAGAAAGCTTCCACAGTTTAAGTACAGAAGGACTATGTGGCCACGAGCATATTATCTAAACAGCTTTTCCAACATGTTTACTGATTCATGTGACTGTTCTGAGGGCTGCATAGACAT AACAAAATGTGCATGTCTTCAGTTGACAGCAAGGAATGCCAAGACTTGCCCCTTGTCGAGTAATAAAATAACCactggatataaatttaaaagactaCAGAGACAAATACCTACTGG CATTTATGAATGCAGCCTGTTGTGCAAGTGTAATCGACAAATGTGTCAAAACCGAGTTGTGCAGCATGGACCTCAAGTGAGGCTACAGGTgttcaaaactgaaaagaaggGATGGGGAGTACGCTGCCTAGATGACATTGACAGAGGgacatttgtttgcatttattcag gaagatTACTAAGCAGATCTAACACTGGGAAACCTGATCCTACtgatgaaaatggaaaggaagagaatattatgaaaaatatgttttcaaaaaagaggaaaatagaagtTGCAGATTGTGAGGTAGAAGTTATCCCATTAGACCTGGAAACACATAGAAGTGCTGAGACTGAGGAGTGTCCACCTACATTCCGTAATAATTTAAAAGAACCTGTTAT agaaaCGAAATGTAACAATATTTCAAGAATTCAGTGTCATTCAGTCATTAGAAGTCCTAAAGCCAAGACAGCCATTATTCAacgcaatgggaaaaagatg GGATTTACTTCCTCAGAGTCTGTCACCTCAGAAGATAATGATGGATTTAAACCGACCCAACTACATCTGAACTCCAAAGCCAAGGAGATGAAAA AGGATTCAAGCTCTTACCAAGTTAAAGACACTGAAAACAGTCTGCTGATTGAATCAGATGTGATAGATATAACCAAATGTAGAGAAGAAATACCATCAGGGGAAAGATGTAACCAAGCAACCCCACTGGATAATCAGAATATTATAAAGGAATTCAAGTCTCAAATACAAAAGCCCCAAGGGGAAAGATCTCCAGCATTTCAAAACCAGCAGGTCTTGTGTGATAAAGAGTTCCCAAGCGAAACCAAGAACACTTCACCTGATTCTCTAAAGAAGTTCAATAAAGGGAATGTGTTTTTATTGGATGccacaaaagaaggaaatgtgggCCGCTTCCTTAAT
- the SETDB2 gene encoding histone-lysine N-methyltransferase SETDB2 isoform X4: protein MGEKNGDAKTFWMELEDDGKVDSIFEQVQNVLQSLKQKIKDGSATNKEYIQAMILVNEATISNNSTLIKDHTSVNQNEQENKSGSLPSTSYEDSFPEDCTFLSTKNKEVPPLENKVAYITEKKSSLNLRYQSHDCSRTCLMKMPLTFKGENPLQLPIKCHFQRRHAKTNSHSSALHLTRNYPKQEEIVSDVDISNGVESVPISFCNEIDNRKLPQFKYRRTMWPRAYYLNSFSNMFTDSCDCSEGCIDITKCACLQLTARNAKTCPLSSNKITTGYKFKRLQRQIPTGIYECSLLCKCNRQMCQNRVVQHGPQVRLQVFKTEKKGWGVRCLDDIDRGTFVCIYSGRLLSRSNTGKPDPTDENGKEENIMKNMFSKKRKIEVADCEVEVIPLDLETHRSAETEECPPTFRNNLKEPVIETKCNNISRIQCHSVIRSPKAKTAIIQRNGKKMGFTSSESVTSEDNDGFKPTQLHLNSKAKEMKSLEHSLNTHCYRCLEYMETEILELKREDSSSYQVKDTENSLLIESDVIDITKCREEIPSGERCNQATPLDNQNIIKEFKSQIQKPQGERSPAFQNQQVLCDKEFPSETKNTSPDSLKKFNKGNVFLLDATKEGNVGRFLNHSCCPNLLVQNVFVETRDRNFPLVAFFTNRYVKARTELTWDYGYEAGTVPEKEILCQCGVNKCRKKIL from the exons atgggagaaaaaaatg GTGATGCAAAAACTTTCTGGATGGAGCTGGAAGATGATGGAAAAGTGGACTCCATCTTTGAACAAGTGCAAAATGTGTTACAATCACTGAAACAAAAGATTAAAGATGGGTCTGCCACAAATAAAG AATACATCCAAGCAATGATTCTAGTGAATGAAGCAACCATAAGTAACAATTCAACATTGATAAAGG atCATACATCGGTGAACCAGAATgaacaggaaaacaaatcagGTTCATTGCCTTCTACGTCATATGAAGACTCCTTTCCAGAAGACTGTACATTTCT atctacaaaaaataaggaagttcctcctttggaaaataaagttgcatacattacagaaaagaaatcatCTTTGAATTTACGTTACCAAAGTCATGACTGCTCTAGAACTTGTCTGATGAAAATGCCACTAACCTTCAAGGGAGAAAACCCTCTGCAGCTACCAATCAAATGCCACTTCCAAAGACGACACGCAAAGACAAACTCTCATTCTTCAGCACTCCAC TTGACTCGGAATTacccaaaacaagaagaaattgtTTCTGATGTGGATATTAGCAATGGAGTGGAATCGGTACCCATTTCTTTCTGTAATGAAATTGACAATAGAAAGCTTCCACAGTTTAAGTACAGAAGGACTATGTGGCCACGAGCATATTATCTAAACAGCTTTTCCAACATGTTTACTGATTCATGTGACTGTTCTGAGGGCTGCATAGACAT AACAAAATGTGCATGTCTTCAGTTGACAGCAAGGAATGCCAAGACTTGCCCCTTGTCGAGTAATAAAATAACCactggatataaatttaaaagactaCAGAGACAAATACCTACTGG CATTTATGAATGCAGCCTGTTGTGCAAGTGTAATCGACAAATGTGTCAAAACCGAGTTGTGCAGCATGGACCTCAAGTGAGGCTACAGGTgttcaaaactgaaaagaaggGATGGGGAGTACGCTGCCTAGATGACATTGACAGAGGgacatttgtttgcatttattcag gaagatTACTAAGCAGATCTAACACTGGGAAACCTGATCCTACtgatgaaaatggaaaggaagagaatattatgaaaaatatgttttcaaaaaagaggaaaatagaagtTGCAGATTGTGAGGTAGAAGTTATCCCATTAGACCTGGAAACACATAGAAGTGCTGAGACTGAGGAGTGTCCACCTACATTCCGTAATAATTTAAAAGAACCTGTTAT agaaaCGAAATGTAACAATATTTCAAGAATTCAGTGTCATTCAGTCATTAGAAGTCCTAAAGCCAAGACAGCCATTATTCAacgcaatgggaaaaagatg GGATTTACTTCCTCAGAGTCTGTCACCTCAGAAGATAATGATGGATTTAAACCGACCCAACTACATCTGAACTCCAAAGCCAAGGAGATGAAAA GCCTAGAGCACTCCCTAAACACCCACTGTTACAGGTGTTTAGAATATATGGAAACGGAGATTCTAGAGTTGAAGAGAG AGGATTCAAGCTCTTACCAAGTTAAAGACACTGAAAACAGTCTGCTGATTGAATCAGATGTGATAGATATAACCAAATGTAGAGAAGAAATACCATCAGGGGAAAGATGTAACCAAGCAACCCCACTGGATAATCAGAATATTATAAAGGAATTCAAGTCTCAAATACAAAAGCCCCAAGGGGAAAGATCTCCAGCATTTCAAAACCAGCAGGTCTTGTGTGATAAAGAGTTCCCAAGCGAAACCAAGAACACTTCACCTGATTCTCTAAAGAAGTTCAATAAAGGGAATGTGTTTTTATTGGATGccacaaaagaaggaaatgtgggCCGCTTCCTTAAT